One Kitasatospora sp. MAP12-44 DNA segment encodes these proteins:
- a CDS encoding DegT/DnrJ/EryC1/StrS family aminotransferase codes for MTTADPARPDASRNASPYLYGPEMAAVIAVLDSGHYGHTAVTETFERDVAAFLGVPDAIAVTSGTAALHTALVAAGIGTGDEVIVPSLTFCATIHAILACGATPRFAEVSPENLCVDAETVHDALTDATTAVMPVLYGGRAVDLTPIADRLADRGITVIEDAAHAFGSHHGTDLVGATGALTCFSFGPIKNLTCGQGGMIIPRSPEEAAKIRDMRMLGVTDSAATRAASTGYQVTGPGFRYQMSAINAAIGSAQLARFSETARRRGALWSAYRDALADIPQATLVDVDLDHSVPQLAVVTVPDRDAVWARLHAQGIGVGVHYPPNHTQPAFKAWHRPMPVTERLGTEIMTLPLHQHLTHSDIQHVADALRGALTALGAAR; via the coding sequence ATGACCACCGCTGACCCGGCTCGGCCCGACGCCTCCCGCAACGCCAGCCCCTACCTGTACGGGCCGGAAATGGCCGCCGTCATCGCTGTCCTCGACAGCGGCCACTACGGGCACACCGCCGTCACCGAGACCTTCGAGCGCGACGTCGCCGCCTTCCTCGGCGTCCCCGACGCGATCGCCGTGACCTCCGGCACCGCCGCCCTGCACACCGCGCTCGTCGCCGCCGGCATCGGCACCGGCGACGAGGTGATCGTGCCCTCGCTGACTTTCTGCGCCACGATCCACGCGATCCTCGCCTGCGGGGCGACGCCGCGCTTCGCCGAGGTCAGCCCCGAGAACCTGTGCGTCGACGCCGAAACGGTCCACGACGCCCTGACCGATGCCACCACCGCGGTCATGCCCGTCCTCTACGGAGGGCGTGCCGTCGACCTCACCCCGATCGCCGACCGGCTCGCCGACCGCGGCATCACCGTCATCGAGGACGCCGCGCACGCCTTCGGCTCCCACCACGGCACCGACCTGGTTGGTGCGACCGGCGCCCTCACCTGCTTCAGCTTCGGCCCCATCAAGAACCTGACCTGCGGCCAGGGCGGCATGATCATCCCCCGCAGCCCCGAAGAGGCCGCCAAGATCCGCGACATGCGGATGCTCGGCGTCACCGACTCGGCTGCCACCCGCGCCGCCTCCACCGGCTACCAGGTCACCGGCCCCGGCTTCCGCTACCAGATGTCCGCCATCAACGCGGCCATCGGCAGCGCCCAGCTCGCCCGCTTCTCCGAGACCGCCCGCAGGCGCGGAGCCCTGTGGAGCGCCTACCGCGACGCGCTGGCCGACATCCCGCAGGCCACCCTCGTGGATGTCGACCTCGACCACTCGGTGCCCCAGCTCGCCGTCGTCACCGTCCCCGACCGCGACGCCGTCTGGGCCCGCCTGCACGCCCAGGGCATCGGCGTCGGCGTCCACTACCCGCCCAACCACACCCAGCCGGCCTTCAAGGCGTGGCACCGGCCGATGCCCGTCACCGAGCGCCTGGGCACCGAGATCATGACGCTCCCCCTCCACCAGCACCTGACCCACAGCGACATCCAGCACGTCGCCGACGCCCTGCGCG